A genome region from Sphaeramia orbicularis chromosome 19, fSphaOr1.1, whole genome shotgun sequence includes the following:
- the LOC115410169 gene encoding uncharacterized protein LOC115410169, whose amino-acid sequence MANETTVQNSYITDQEVHEADDCRENIPPDSSVSVETSKVKFQDLEKHACSQTSGENNPLSDTCTLETPAPTSRNSRVKAKSRISGLQSALTPILKYLNIGKKSPSPEPFNHGNSPPIFSFGNSTSKLTESITQNPKPGFSTSHSGQSSGIHWICDEYLPEITLLDVTCDSTMDLTRNGLAHSDCVPGIPVCAQDVTKKTEQAFDLNLNSKISSTLTPVRHLHNEFLPEISLLDVTADFSMQRARSGSARSDSGSGTPASAKEMVKKPEVYDANLNSKMSLTPKIGRSSVQSLQGETTLEATCDLSPADGSKNTMSSSKLRQTMSESADDQCSIENMSGTIPGDITHTISINEVSDNCEGGDARKAPLDVTQDISMASDSSRPSSENSGQTPAEDRFGAHPVNVTRDISSSSNMSVQCHMCQSSASLHDNTSSKNVTCEHHPEPAKTSNSVETDNTELTASHNTQLTCRGTSQNTTVSLNSTFTTVKSSQFSASMDSNTSAQMSDPQNKTLDRPSSNISSPVVTHTNQTGSSPKNTSETSSIINKSCSSVKANETFDVQNSTFNKHSIQKSSGIIILAESGTTPICLQNNTFEMKHVNGTITLSETASSDGHHNTFDKASPPKATATPKDNNTEVHTPELSSVQSEKTPDADPNAKQVAPPERTFEANPAVDVTSEANNGDTKVNLGIALPAAHRLSDCLSHQSMNMDSNMPNVFNLDDTLDLRSESLITSTPMPTCKMFNFTSEREDGKIIAAQKKLYGDGPSQAAGQTSSEMPSNIICDRKTLLTQPAAKSFLPLMKPPSQLLKYKPASTLPMKASGLPMTRQRSQAEALKNTAVANALQETKEIPSSYNLRPATTAPGPKKPLSGLRKPQQTGIPSGLQRTAAGLRPPLTRSNAPVSSNADKPHGPEAPNPVVKISQPKKHPLPRSETLLAAKKKKTDASVPSSNAEASTSSSDASSKAKNLKKPPTGQKPSAAKAQRNDAAVPASTAEATASCDPVIRTRSLKQPPTSHKGCANCTALEQQLKLKSEEIRRLKEELLKYSKQEDKC is encoded by the exons ATGGCCAATGAGACAACAGTGCAGAACTCATATATCACTGATCAGGAAGTTCATGAAGCTGATGACTGTCGTGAGAATATTCCCCCAGACAGCTCTGTTTCAGTTGAGACTTCCAAAGTCAAATTTCAAGATTTGGAAAAACATGCCTGCTCACAAACAAGTGGAGAAAATAACCCTCTGTCTGACACCTGCACTTTAGAAACTCCAGCTCCAACAAGCAGAAATAGTAGAGTCAAGGCAAAGTCGAGGATATCTGGTCTCCAATCTGCTCTAACGCCAATTTTAAAGTATTTAAATATTGGCAAGAAATCTCCATCTCCAGAGCCTTTCAATCATGGTAACAGTCCTCCTATCTTTTCCTTTGGTAATTCCACATCCAAATTGACTGAAAGCATCACCCAGAATCCAAAGCCAGGTTTCTCCACTAGTCATTCTGGGCAGTCGTCAGGTATCCACTGGATCTGTGATGAGTACCTTCCAGAAATCACTCTCTTGGACGTAACATGTGACTCAACCATGGATCTGACTAGAAACGGGCTGGCTCATTCCGACTGTGTACCTGGGATACCTGTATGTGCACAGGATGTAACCAAGAAAACAGAGCAGGCTTTTGACTTGAATCTAAACTCTAAGATCAGTTCTACTTTAACCCCTGTCCGCCACCTGCACAATGAATTCCTCCCAGAAATCAGTCTCCTGGATGTAACAGCCGACTTCAGTATGCAACGGGCTAGAAGTGGGTCGGCTCGTTCTGACAGCGGGTCTGGGACACCTGCATCTGCAAAAGAGATGGTCAAGAAGCCTGAGGTTTATGATGCAAATCTGAACTCTAAGATGAGTTTAACCCCCAAAATAGGGAGGAGTTCAGTTCAGTCACTACAGGGGGAAACCACTTTAGAGGCCACTTGTGATTTGTCACCTGCAGATGGCTCGAAAAACACCATGTCTTCATCAAAACTCAGACAAACTATGTCAGAATCAGCAGATGATCAGTGTTCAATTGAAAACATGTCAGGTACTATTCCTGGCGACATCACCCACACCATAAGCATTAATGAAGTATCTGATAACTGTGAGGGGGGAGACGCAAGGAAAGCTCCTTTGGATGTAACGCAAGATATTTCTATGGCCAGTGACAGCAGTAGGCCATCAAGTGAAAACAGTGGACAAACACCAGCTGAGGACAGGTTTGGTGCCCACCCTGTCAATGTGACCCGAGACATTAGTTCCTCTAGCAACATGTCTGTCCAGTGCCACATGTGCCAGTCTTCTGCCTCCCTGCATGATAACACTAGTTCCAAAAATGTCACATGTGAGCATCACCCTGAACCTGCAAAGACATCTAATTCTGTAGAAACAGACAATACAGAGCTGACAGCCAGCCACAATACTCAGCTGACCTGCAGAGGAACAAGCCAAAACACAACCGTATCACTGAACAGCACATTTACCACTGTGAAGAGCTCCCAGTTCAGCGCTTCCATGGATTCAAACACTTCAGCTCAAATGTCAGACCCACAAAATAAGACCCTTGATCGTCCTTCATCTAATATCAGCAGTCCCGTAGTGACTCACACCAACCAGACTGGTTCAAGCCCTAAAAATACCAGTGAAACATCCTCCATTATAAATAAGAGCTGTTCATCTGTAAAAGCAAATGAAACCTTTGATGTGCAGAATTCTACTTTTAATAAGCATTCCATTCAAAAATCTAGTGGCATCATCATTTTGGCAGAATCTGGTACCACACCCATATGTCTCCAGAACAACACTTTTGAAATGAAACATGTGAATGGCACAATTACTTTGTCAGAAACAGCCTCAAGTGATGGACACCACAACACTTTTGATAAAGCCTCTCCTCCTAAAGCAACTGCTACTCCCAAAGACAACAATACTGAGGTTCACACCCCTGAGCTGTCATCAGTACAGAGTGAGAAAACACCTGATGCAGACCCTAATGCCAAGCAAGTAGCCCCTCCTGAGAGGACTTTTGAAGCCAACCCAGCTGTAGACGTAACTTCTGAAGCTAATAATGGTGACACTAAGGTGAATTTAGGCATAGCTCTGCCTGCAGCTCATCGTCTCTCTGATTGTTTATCCCATCAAAGCATGAATATGGACAGCAACATGCCAAATGTGTTTAATTTGGATGACACCTTAGATTTAAGGTCAGAATCTCTGATTACTTCGACACCAATGCCGACCTGTAAAATGTTTAACTTCACTTCTGAAAGAGAAGATGGAAAAATCATAGCAGCACAGAAAAAACTGTATGGGGACGGTCCCAGTCAGGCAGCTGGTCAGACATCTTCAGAAATGCCATCAAACATTATCTGTGACCGGAAGACTTTGTTAACACAGCCTGCCGCTAAATCCTTTTTGCCTTTAATGAAACCTCCATCTCAGCTACTGAAATACAAGCCAGCCTCCACTCTTCCAATGAAAGCATCAGGTCTGCCCATGACCAGACAAAGAAGTCAGGCTGAGGCTTTGAAAAATACAGCTGTGGCCAACGCACTTCAAGAG ACAAAAGAAATACCAAGCTCCTACAATTTACGTCCTGCGACAACAG CCCCAGGACCTAAGAAACCCCTTTCTGGATTGCGAAAGCCACAACAGACCGGGATACCATCAGGTCTCCAGAGAACTGCAGCAGGTCTCAGACCACCATTAACACGGAGCAATGCACCAGTCTCTTCAAATGCTGACAAACCTCATGGACCTGAGG CTCCTAATCCTGTGGTGAAGATTTCACAACCGAAGAAACATCCTTTACCCAGAAGTGAAACTTTGCTagcagcaaagaagaagaaaactg atgcttcTGTGCCATCCAGTAATGCTGAGGCTTCAACATCCTCCAGTGACGCTTCCAGTAAAgccaaaaacttaaaaaaacctCCAACTGGACAAAAACCTTCAGCTGCTAAAGCTCAAAGAAATG ATGCTGCAGTGCCAGCCAGTACTGCTGAGGCCACAGCATCGTGTGATCCCGTTATCAGAACGAGGAGCTTGAAACAACCACCAACCAGCCACAAAG GTTGTGCCAACTGTACTGCGCTTGAACAACAACTCAAACTGAAATCAGAGGAAATAAGAAGACTAAAAGAAG agCTGCTGAAGTACAGTAAACAAGAGGACAAATGCtaa
- the eif3c gene encoding eukaryotic translation initiation factor 3 subunit C, with amino-acid sequence MSRFFATGSDSESEESSSADEITPKAPGTTFKQSLLLSDDEEDTKRVVRSAKDKRFEELTNLIKTIRNAMKIRDMAKCLEEFEQLCRAFLKSKNIVDKEGVPPFYIRLLADLEDYLNQLWEDKEGKKKMNKNNAKALSTLRQKIRKYNRDYETEIAAYKENPQDSADEEEEKEPEESGSSSDSDEEAGEEGVSAKAFLKKKPEVTPDASKFLKSAKGSGDESSSSDDDVDDEDWGSDSVDSGSESSDDGEGKSASLAVVFLKKTQGPEKAEKKIAKKKKPKKKERLEEEAEEEGGEEVEGGWEKVKGGVPLVKEKPKMFAKGTEINTAVVVKKLNEILQARGKKGTDRAAQIELFHALAAIAAENNLGQGILVKIKFNIIASLYDYNPNLAAFMKADMWKKCLDCINELLDILFENNNIFIGENIAEDSENLGISDQPFRVRGCMLTLVERMDEEFTKIMQNTDPHSQEYVDNLKDEGRVCGIIDRLLSYLENKGSTEEICRIYLRRIMHTYYKFDYKAHRRSLGLQGESKSEQDQEESEGEDSAVIMDRLCKFIYAKDRTDRIRTCAILCHIYHHALHSRWYQARDLMLMSHLQDNIQHADPPVQILYNRTMVQLGICAFRQGMIKDAHNALLDIQSSGRAKELLGQGLLMRNMQERNAEQEKIEKRRQVPFHMHINLELLECVYLVSAMLLEIPYMAAHEFDARRRMISKQFHHQLRVGERQPLLGPPESMREHVVAASKAMKMGDWRTCHSFIINEKMNSKVWDLFPETLRVREMLVRKIQEESLRTYLFTYSSVYDSISMETLSDMFELEIPTVHSIISKMIINEELMASLDQPTQTVVMHRTEPTSLQNMALQLAEKLGSLVENNERVFDLKQGVYGGYFNRDQKGGYQQKQGYQRDQKGGYQQKQGGYQRGGYRNQNQSNY; translated from the exons ATGTCTCGTTTCTTTGCCACCGGGTCTGACAGCGAGTCAGAGGAGTCCTCATCCGCCGATGAGATCACCCCTAAAGCACCCGGGACAACTTTCAAGCA GTCATTGCTGCTTAGTGATGATGAGGAGGACACTAAGAGAGTGGTACGCAGTGCAAAGGACAAAAG GTTTGAGGAGCTGACCAATCTCATCAAGACAATCCGCAATGCTATGAAGATTCGTGACATGGCCAAATGTCTGGAGGAGTTTGAGCAGTTATGTCGAGCGTTCCTCAAAAGCAAGAATATAGTCGACAAAGAGGGTGTTCCACCTTTCTATATCCGGCTTCTGGCTGACCTAGAGGACTATCTCAACCAG CTTTGGGAGGACAAAGAGGGcaagaagaaaatgaacaaaaacaatgcaaaggCCCTGAGTACACTGCGTCAGAAGATCCGCAAGTACAACAGGGATTATGAAACAGAAATTGCTGCTTATAAGGAG AACCCTCAGGACTCtgcagatgaagaggaggaaaaggagccAGAAGAATCGG GGTCCTCTTCGGACAGTGATGAAGAAGCAGGAGAAGAAGGTGTGTCAGCAAAGGCCTTCTTAAAGAAGAAGCCTGAAGTAACCCCAGATGCCAGCAAGTTCCTCAAGTCTGCCAAGGGATCTGGG GATGAGTCCTCTTCcagtgatgatgatgttgatgatgaagaCTGGGGCTCAGACTCCGTAGACAGTGGCAGTGAGAGCTCCGATGATGGGGAGGGAAAGAGCGCTTCCCTGGCCGTAGTCTTCCTTAAGAA GACTCAGGGGCCAGAGAAGGCTGAGAAAAAGATTGCGAAAAAGAAGAAGCCCAAGAAGAAAGAACGACTTGAAGAGGAagcagaggaggaaggaggagaggaggttgAGGGAGGATGGGAAAAAGTCAAGGGAGGCGTTCCTCTGGTCAAG GAGAAGCCCAAGATGTTTGCAAAGGGCACTGAGATCAACACAGCTGTGGTGGTGAAGAAGCTGAATGAGATCCTGCAAGCGAGAGGCAAAAAGGGAACTGACAG AGCTGCCCAAATTGAACTCTTCCATGCCCTGGCTGCCATCGCAGCTGAGAATAACCTGGGTCAAGGTATCCTGGTTAAAATCAAGTTTAACATCATTGCCTCTTTGTACGACTACAACCCCAACTTGGCCGCCTTCATGAAG GCAGACATGTGGAAGAAGTGCCTGGACTGCATCAATGAGCTGCTGGACATCCTGTTTGAGAACAACAACATCTTCATTGGCGAGAACATTGCAGAGGATAGTGAGAACCTGGGCATCTCAGACCAG ccttTCAGAGTGCGTGGATGCATGTTAACTCTGGTGGAGAGAATGGATGAAGAGTTTACCAAGATCATGCAGAATACCGATCCCCACTCACAAG AATATGTTGACAATTTGAAAGATGAAGGCAGAGTTTGTGGCATCATTGACCGGCTGCTCAGCTACTTGGAGAACAAAGGCAGCACAGAGGAGATTTGCCGCATTTACCTGCGAAGAATCATGCACACCTACTACAAGTTTGACTACAAAGCCCACCGGCGTAGCCTGGGCCTCCAGGGAGAGTCCAAG tcTGAGCAGGACCAGGAGGAGAGTGAGGGTGAGGACAGTGCTGTGATCATGGACCGTCTCTGCAAATTCATTTACGCCAAGGATCGCACCGACCGTATTCGTACATGTGCAATCCTCTGCCACATCTACCACCACGCTCTGCATTCACGCTGGTACCAGGCCCGTGACCTGATGCTTATGAGCCACCTGCAGGACAACATCCAGCACGCCGATCCTCCTGTGCAG ATTCTGTACAACAGAACCATGGTCCAACTTGGAATCTGTGCTTTCCGCCAGGGCATGATCAAAGATGCCCACAATGCCTTGCTGGACATTCAGTCCTCTGGCCGTGCCAAAGAGCTGCTGGGTCAGGGTTTGCTCATGAGGAACATGCAGGAGAGAAATGCTGAGCAGGAGAAGATCGAAAAGAGAAGACAA GTGCCATTCCACATGCACATCAACCTGGAGTTGCTGGAGTGTGTCTACCTGGTGTCGGCCATGCTGCTGGAAATCCCCTACATGGCTGCCCACGAGTTTGACGCCCGCCGCAGGATGATCAGCAAGCAGTTCCACCACCAGCTCAGGGTGGGAGAGAGGCAGCCCCTGCTCG GACCCCCAGAGAGTATGAGAGAGCACGTAGTGGCTGCCAGTAAGGCCATGAAGATGGGAGACTGGCGTACCTGCCACTCATTCATCATTAATGAGAAAATGAACAGTAAGGTGTGGGACCTGTTCCCCGAGACACTGCGAGTACGCGAGATGCTCGTCAG AAAGATCCAGGAGGAGTCACTGAGGACTTACCTCTTTACATACAGCAGTGTGTACGACTCTATCAG CATGGAGACGTTGTCTGACATGTTTGAGTTGGAGATACCTACAGTGCACAGCATCATTAGCAAGATGATCATCAATGAGGAGCTGATG GCCTCACTAGACCAGCCCACACAGACTGTGGTAATGCACCGCACAGAGCCCACATCCCTGCAGAACATGGCCCTGCAGCTGGCAGAGAAACTAGGAAGCCTGGTGGAGAACAACGAGCGTGTATTTGACCTTAAACAGGGCGTCTACGGCGGCTACTTCAACAGAG ATCAGAAAGGCGGCTACCAACAGAAGCAAGGCTACCAGAGAG ATCAGAAAGGAGGTTACCAGCAGAAACAGGGCGGCTACCAGAGAGGCGGCTACAGAAATCAAAACCAAAGCAACTACTGA